In Kineococcus sp. NBC_00420, a single genomic region encodes these proteins:
- a CDS encoding TetR/AcrR family transcriptional regulator, with product MTATVGDGRPPGPGRTRLHEAALRLFAEHGISGTSLQMIADEMGVTKAAVYHHYKTKDELVVGVVAPFLDRVLEIVEAARARRGRRAQVETALTGLVDLIVEVRRIYVVAAVDPVFAHLQEHHPRMREIGEELRELLAGPDADDERRVATVFFLTGMVGPLGDETCRDIPDDALRGMLMDIGRRFLLPRRASRVVRCR from the coding sequence ATGACGGCGACGGTCGGCGACGGACGTCCGCCGGGGCCCGGTCGGACCCGCCTGCACGAGGCGGCGCTGCGGTTGTTCGCGGAGCACGGCATCAGCGGCACGTCGTTGCAGATGATCGCCGACGAGATGGGCGTCACCAAGGCCGCGGTGTACCACCACTACAAGACCAAGGACGAACTCGTCGTCGGGGTGGTCGCGCCCTTCCTCGACCGCGTGCTCGAGATCGTCGAGGCGGCCCGGGCCCGGCGGGGTCGTCGGGCGCAGGTCGAGACCGCCCTCACGGGTCTCGTGGACCTCATCGTCGAGGTCCGCCGGATCTACGTCGTCGCGGCGGTCGACCCGGTGTTCGCGCACCTGCAGGAGCACCACCCGCGCATGCGCGAGATCGGTGAGGAACTGCGCGAACTGCTCGCCGGCCCGGACGCCGACGACGAGCGGCGGGTGGCGACGGTGTTCTTCCTGACCGGGATGGTCGGCCCGCTGGGCGACGAGACGTGCCGGGACATCCCGGACGACGCCCTGCGCGGGATGCTGATGGACATCGGTCGACGCTTCCTGCTGCCGCGCAGGGCCTCCCGGGTGGTGAGGTGCCGGTGA
- a CDS encoding MMPL family transporter has protein sequence MATLLYRLGRFSARRHWQVLAVWAVLLAVLAGLAYGVDKTAATDTSFSIPGTQASEGLDLIGQKFSSGANNATATVVFQAPAGQTLTGADAASVEDLLAQLRGLDGVVSVSDPLAAETPMLSADRTIASSTVTFDGVVGDITKEQADALVAATDHDAGDVRVEMTSQVVTSEAGHASEAIGVAVAFLVLILTYGALAAAGANLLTAGLGVGAGILGITALGNVVSLSATTPALAGMLGLAVGIDYALFVFARTRTELRRGETLDRAIAKATGTAGTAVVFAGTTVIIALAGLAVVDIPFLTQMGLAAAATVFIAVIVALTAVPAFLKVLGLKVLPKKERHRDPAGLRAAAESDDHAEADLAGPGLLGRWARGVTNHPVVSLLVAVVLVGAIAIPVASMRTALPSAENDDPASSSRQAYDLLVQGFGPGSQSSLLVLVNGTDATAVAGAATEVTNEVKGLADVAAVVPGIPSADGTAQLITVVPGSGPTDTRTSDLVRSIRSATGGTTGAEVLVTGQTALDIDVTDSLNDALPKYIALIVVLALLLLIMLFRSLAVPLLATVGFLLSLGASLGAVVAIYQWGWLSDVFQVAQPAPLLSFMPVLVVGILFGLAMDYQMFMVSAIHEQHAHGRRPKDAVLAGFRRSAPVVVAAAFIMSGVFVGFATSGDQIIGSIGMALTVGVLADALVVRMVIMPAALTLLGNAAWWMPRWMQKLVPNVDAEGRSLEALLSTEAAASSGPAPAQAVPVPSQREERRRPVDPELARTPHGMPAEQRVARILQDLPLGIVGLVTGSAGNPLAGAVLTVTDPAGQQVVRSTSDEVGFYELPLEAGGTFVLIVAAADAKPAAHLVPVSDRTVRHDVRLVGNAAVHGLVTGADGRDPVCDGVLTLLDVQGRVVASTRTDETGRYRLSDLVAGTFVLSVLSESFRPVARTIDLGPGQELEEDVRLSHGGRLIGQVSAASDGRGVPEAAVTLVDGGGSVVERATTDPEGSFHFDDLSAGHYTLTAAGYAPVATTVEVDEGTHRDVEVELGEGATPSDS, from the coding sequence ATGGCAACCCTGCTGTACCGACTGGGCCGCTTCAGCGCCCGCCGCCACTGGCAGGTGCTCGCCGTCTGGGCCGTCCTGCTGGCCGTCCTCGCCGGCCTCGCCTACGGCGTCGACAAGACCGCCGCGACCGACACCAGCTTCTCGATCCCGGGGACGCAGGCCAGCGAGGGTCTGGACCTCATCGGGCAGAAGTTCTCCTCCGGCGCCAACAACGCCACCGCGACGGTCGTCTTCCAGGCCCCCGCGGGGCAGACCCTCACCGGTGCCGACGCGGCCTCCGTCGAGGACCTGCTGGCGCAGCTGCGGGGTCTCGACGGGGTCGTCTCGGTGAGCGACCCGCTCGCGGCCGAGACCCCGATGCTCTCCGCCGACCGGACGATCGCGTCCTCCACGGTGACCTTCGACGGGGTCGTCGGGGACATCACCAAGGAGCAGGCCGACGCGCTCGTCGCGGCGACGGACCACGACGCCGGCGACGTCCGCGTCGAGATGACGTCGCAGGTCGTGACGAGCGAGGCCGGGCACGCGAGCGAGGCCATCGGCGTCGCCGTCGCGTTCCTCGTCCTCATCCTCACCTACGGCGCCCTGGCCGCCGCGGGGGCGAACCTCCTCACGGCGGGCCTCGGGGTCGGCGCCGGCATCCTCGGCATCACGGCGCTGGGCAACGTCGTCTCGCTCTCGGCCACCACCCCGGCCCTGGCCGGCATGCTCGGGCTCGCGGTCGGCATCGACTACGCGCTGTTCGTCTTCGCCCGGACCCGCACCGAGCTGCGCCGCGGCGAGACCCTCGACCGCGCGATCGCCAAGGCCACCGGGACGGCCGGGACGGCCGTCGTGTTCGCCGGGACCACGGTCATCATCGCCCTGGCCGGTCTCGCGGTCGTCGACATCCCGTTCCTCACCCAGATGGGTCTGGCCGCCGCGGCCACGGTCTTCATCGCCGTCATCGTGGCCCTGACCGCCGTCCCGGCGTTCCTCAAGGTCCTCGGCCTGAAGGTGCTGCCCAAGAAGGAACGCCACCGCGACCCGGCCGGTCTGCGGGCCGCCGCGGAGAGCGACGACCACGCCGAGGCCGACCTGGCCGGTCCGGGGCTGCTGGGCCGCTGGGCCCGCGGCGTCACCAACCACCCCGTCGTCTCGCTGCTCGTGGCCGTCGTGCTCGTCGGCGCCATCGCCATCCCCGTCGCCTCGATGCGGACGGCGCTGCCCTCGGCCGAGAACGACGACCCGGCGAGCTCCTCCCGCCAGGCCTACGACCTGCTCGTCCAGGGCTTCGGGCCGGGCTCGCAGTCCAGCCTCCTCGTCCTGGTCAACGGCACGGACGCGACCGCCGTCGCCGGCGCGGCCACCGAGGTCACGAACGAGGTCAAGGGCCTCGCCGACGTCGCGGCCGTCGTGCCGGGCATCCCCTCCGCCGACGGCACCGCGCAGCTCATCACCGTCGTGCCGGGCAGCGGGCCGACGGACACCCGCACCAGCGACCTGGTCCGCAGCATCCGTTCCGCCACCGGCGGCACCACCGGGGCCGAGGTCCTCGTCACCGGTCAGACCGCGCTGGACATCGACGTCACCGACTCGCTCAACGACGCGCTGCCGAAGTACATCGCGCTGATCGTGGTCCTGGCGCTCCTCCTGCTGATCATGCTGTTCCGCTCGCTGGCGGTCCCGCTGCTGGCCACCGTCGGGTTCCTGCTCTCGCTCGGTGCCTCGCTGGGGGCCGTCGTCGCGATCTACCAGTGGGGCTGGCTCTCCGACGTCTTCCAGGTCGCCCAGCCGGCACCGCTGCTGAGCTTCATGCCGGTGCTGGTCGTCGGGATCCTGTTCGGGCTCGCGATGGACTACCAGATGTTCATGGTCTCGGCGATCCACGAGCAGCACGCCCACGGCCGCAGGCCCAAGGACGCCGTCCTCGCCGGGTTCCGCCGGTCGGCGCCCGTCGTCGTCGCGGCCGCGTTCATCATGTCCGGCGTCTTCGTCGGGTTCGCCACCAGCGGCGACCAGATCATCGGGTCGATCGGCATGGCCCTCACCGTGGGCGTCCTCGCCGACGCACTCGTCGTCCGCATGGTCATCATGCCCGCGGCGCTGACCCTGCTCGGCAACGCCGCCTGGTGGATGCCGCGGTGGATGCAGAAGCTCGTCCCGAACGTGGACGCCGAGGGTCGCAGCCTCGAGGCCCTCCTCAGCACCGAGGCCGCCGCCTCGAGCGGACCGGCTCCCGCGCAGGCGGTTCCGGTCCCCAGCCAGCGCGAGGAACGTCGCCGCCCGGTCGACCCGGAACTCGCGAGGACCCCGCACGGGATGCCGGCCGAGCAGCGGGTCGCGCGGATCCTGCAGGACCTCCCGCTCGGGATCGTCGGGCTGGTCACCGGGTCGGCGGGGAACCCGCTGGCCGGCGCCGTGCTCACCGTCACCGACCCCGCGGGACAGCAGGTCGTGCGGAGCACGTCCGACGAGGTCGGGTTCTACGAGCTGCCGCTGGAGGCGGGCGGCACGTTCGTCCTCATCGTCGCCGCGGCGGACGCGAAGCCCGCCGCCCACCTCGTCCCGGTCTCCGACCGCACGGTGCGCCACGACGTCCGGCTCGTCGGCAACGCCGCCGTGCACGGCCTCGTGACGGGGGCCGACGGGAGGGACCCGGTGTGCGACGGCGTCCTCACCCTGCTCGACGTCCAGGGCCGGGTGGTGGCCTCCACCCGCACCGACGAGACGGGTCGCTACCGGTTGAGCGACCTGGTCGCCGGCACGTTCGTCCTGAGCGTGCTGAGCGAGTCGTTCCGTCCGGTGGCCCGCACGATCGACCTCGGGCCCGGCCAGGAGCTCGAGGAGGACGTGCGCCTCAGCCACGGTGGCCGCTTGATCGGCCAGGTGTCCGCCGCCAGCGACGGACGCGGGGTGCCCGAGGCCGCCGTGACGCTGG